The proteins below are encoded in one region of Diorhabda carinulata isolate Delta chromosome 3, icDioCari1.1, whole genome shotgun sequence:
- the LOC130891027 gene encoding hamartin isoform X2 produces the protein MTDIFERLESNNKEAVENAKQCLREQFIKVNEPWLLNGLYDYYLSTNSQRAMEILVNIKEPHHVYLFDRLSDSLKGQKLDTKVQALTLFGYVARRQPTWLYKLEEHSLIRELLRSLRNEVELLPLISALLVLIVLLPTIPSAMGYYLRDIFEIFSRLASWNCNPGKFVEDQLIHMQVALYALFLRLYGMFPCSFLIYLKYQYKDKNTPVFVHTIKPMLNTVKMHPSLVTSTEDTEVTTERWRSKGVHEIIVECEHFSLDLTDRCPHDSCQYTSGFRSRSGTTNSTIESSYHLQNLKSLATLQIPMTEPSTPFFTPSRMFNLHTPPIVEAIPTGVSQVQDYRTISNRSQPLNSNIARALTSFTSKTRSGSVSSTPSQSQPSSPMHKESSPFNFSTEIKVEPIRYKISKLKLDKYQAPDTSDLSRIKHLPSTSSPLRITNPDICSRQSSLNQRSESPVSLEDEEVLSIVSKSDDNKSGDSHFVMQEGDDTAEIKLEEQENGSPCIEGGLHMPNSKSMNNFAKRVQRLRHHSTCNPEPVKIDTSTGSSPGNGISFTNATVRRAVSCPEMKKSPTNPLKDLDKTLDETDEETNEKTENLTQHKPAPTKSIDVNHSTTQTENFWPYEHLFLGVFPSLEINELKPSPDASPAASYTYNDRSLPPSIYDTLDHYIKVAVRTYEKNSKEQLKNQLELVYQHLLFERHRRETHAYRNRRLLADAKSTRSLEECNSALRDTVQLQQKDLDDLRAQIEICKKDWLMEDKKLNKTIKYWENQYKSVQDECKILQANNESLLKDISDYKTRNASLETQLLDVQADLFEAFAELNVAKQKLQQGEKGKKELEELNQELLLIGELHLKYQERLKIVDCGKVDQSLLEDVRKACNEEVRNLNVQLETKQANIEAYRSRVVELEHALTMKDDLILSQKQMIGTINEGKFEKLEALESKYQTQIVINRGLEEKIMELWQRVDSAKRHVGSPDTSSCHEVQVTTTAGLSPHSSPLSASLASSEGSTAFHEREVRNLQAIVDQREIPSTSRFDETEESFPEND, from the exons ATGACTGATATTTTTGAACGACTAGAGTCTAATAATAAAGAGGCTGTTGAGAATGCCAAACAGTGTCTTCGAGAACAATTCATTAAAg TTAATGAGCCTTGGCTACTAAATGGAttatatgattattatttaagtACAAATTCTCAGAGAGCTATGGAAATTTTGGTCAATATTAAGGAACCTCACcatgtatatttatttgataG gTTATCAGACTCACTGAAAGGTCAAAAATTGGACACAAAAGTCCAGGCTCTGACACTGTTTGGTTATGTAGCTCGCAGACAACCCACTTGGTTATACAAATTAGAGGAACATTCTCTAATTAGAGAATTACTGAGGTCACTGAGA aatgaaGTGGAGCTTCTACCATTGATAAGTGCACTTCTTGTTCTAATTGTATTGTTACCAACGATCCCTTCAGCAATGGGATATTATTTAAgagacatttttgaaatattcag TCGATTGGCATCTTGGAATTGTAATCCAGGAAAATTTGTTGAAGATCAGTTGATACATATGCAGGTTGCTTTATATGCATTGTTTCTTAGATTGTATGGCATGTTCCCTTGtagttttcttatttatttaaaatatcagtACAAAGATAAGAATACTCCAGTTTTTGTTCACACAATAAAG cCTATGTTAAATACTGTGAAAATGCATCCATCACTAGTAACATCCACTGAAGACACTGAGGTTACAACTGAGAG GTGGAGAAGTAAGGGAGTTCATGAAATTATTGTAGAATGTGAACACTTCAGCTTAGATTTAACTGACAGATGTCCTCACGATTCCTGCCAATACACTTCAGGTTTTAGGTCTAGATCTGGAACTACAAATTCGACCATCG aATCTTCATACCAccttcaaaatttgaaaagctTGGCAACCCTTCAAATTCCAATGACTGAACCCTCAACTCCTTTCTTTACTCCTAGCAGAATGTTCAATTTACATACTCCACCTATAGTTGAAGCCATTCCAACTGGAGTGTCTCAGGTTCAA GATTATAGGACCATTTCAAATCGATCTCAACCCCTTAATTCCAACATAGCACGTGCCCTAACTAGTTTCACATCCAAAACTAGATCGGGTTCGGTGTCCTCTACTCCTTCACAGTCTCAACCTTCATCACCCATGCATAAGGAATCATCACCATTTAATTTTTCGACCGAAATCAAAGTAGAACCCATTAGATATAAGATTAGCAAATTAAAATTGGATAAATATCAG GCTCCAGATACGTCAGATCTTTCACGAATTAAACATTTGCCCAGTACTTCTAGTCCACTACGCATTACAAACCCCGACATATGTTCGAGGCAATCTAGTTTAAACCAAAGAAGTGAATCTCCTGTCAGTTTAGAAGATGAAGAAGTTTTGTCCATTGTCAGTAAATCTGACGATAATAAAAGTGGAGACAGCCATTTTGTTATGCAAGAAGGGGATGACA CTGCAGAAATTAAATTGGAAGAACAAGAAAATGGATCGCCTTGTATAGAAGGAGGTCTTCATATGCCGAATTCCAAATCTATGAATAATTTTGCTAAAAGAGTTCAAAGATTGAGGCATCACAGTACCTGTAATCCTGAACCTGTGAAAATTGATACATCTACTGGAAGTAGTCCTGGAAATGGTATATCCTTCACTAATGCAACAGTAAGAAGAGCAGTATCATGTCCGGAAATGAAGAAAAGCCCTACCAATCCGTTAAAAGATTTGGATAAAACATTAGATGAAACTGACGAAGAGACCAACGAAAAAACCGAAAACTTAACTCAACACAAACCAGCTCCTACAAaatcaattgatgttaatcatTCTACTACACAAACAGAGAATTTTTGGCCGTATGAACATTTATTTCTAGGTGTGTTTCCTTCTTTGGAAATCAATGAATTGAAACCAAGTCCGGATGCCAGTCCGGCAGCTTCTTACACATATAACGACAGATCTCTTCCACCTTCAATATATGATACGTTAGACCA TTACATTAAAGTTGCAGTTCGTACATATGAGAAGAATAGTAAGGAGCAGCTAAAGAACCAGTTGGAATTGGTATACCAGcatcttttatttgaaagacacAGAAGGGAAACACATGCATACAGAAATAGGAGACTGCTTGCAGATGCAAAAAGTACAAGATCTCTAGAAGAATGTAATTCAGCACTG AGAGATACTGTACAGCTTCAGCAAAAAGATTTGGATGATTTGAGAGCCCAAATTGAAATATGCAAGAAAGATTGGTTGATGGAAgataaaaaacttaataaaacaataaagtaTTGGGAAAATCAG TATAAATCAGTTCAAGATGAATGCAAGATTTTGCAGGCAAACAATGAGTCTTTGCTTAAAGATATTTCAGATTATAAAACCCGAAACGCTTCATTAGAAACGCAGTTATTAGACGTACAAGCTGATTTATTCGAGGCATTTGCTGAATTGAAT GTAGCAAAACAAAAACTGCAACAAGGAGAAAAAGGTAAAAAGGAATTAGAGGAACTTAATCAAGAGTTGTTACTCATAGGTGAATTGCATTTGAAATACCAGGAGAGATTAAAAATAGTCGATTGCGGTAAAGTTGACCAAAGCTTATTAGAAGATGTGAGAAAAGCTTGCAATGAAGAGGTCAGGA ATCTTAATGTACAATTGGAGACAAAACAGGCAAACATAGAGGCATATAGAAGTAGAGTTGTTGAATTGGAACATGCTCTCACCATGAAAGATGATTTAATACTGTCCCAAAAACAGATGATAGGCACAATTAATGaaggaaaattcgaaaaattagAG GCATTAGAAAGCAAATACCAGACTCAAATAGTTATAAATAGAGGCCTCGAGGAGAAAATAATGGAATTGTGGCAACGAGTGGATTCAGCTAAAAGACATGTTGGTTCTCCAGACACTAGCAGTTGTCACGAAGTACAAGTTACAACGACTGCTGGTCTGAGTCCACATTCTTCACCACTGTCTGCTTCTTTGGCATCTTCCGAAGGCAGCACTGCTTTTCATGAAAGAGAAGTTAGAAATTTACAG gcCATAGTAGACCAAAGAGAAATACCATCAACATCCAGGTTTGACGAAACGGAAGAATCATTCCCCGAAAACGATTGA
- the LOC130891027 gene encoding hamartin isoform X1, whose protein sequence is MTDIFERLESNNKEAVENAKQCLREQFIKVNEPWLLNGLYDYYLSTNSQRAMEILVNIKEPHHVYLFDRLSDSLKGQKLDTKVQALTLFGYVARRQPTWLYKLEEHSLIRELLRSLRNEVELLPLISALLVLIVLLPTIPSAMGYYLRDIFEIFSRLASWNCNPGKFVEDQLIHMQVALYALFLRLYGMFPCSFLIYLKYQYKDKNTPVFVHTIKPMLNTVKMHPSLVTSTEDTEVTTERWRSKGVHEIIVECEHFSLDLTDRCPHDSCQYTSGFRSRSGTTNSTIESSYHLQNLKSLATLQIPMTEPSTPFFTPSRMFNLHTPPIVEAIPTGVSQVQDITSHYSLRQSTSSPEAAVEATPETTPVRDYRTISNRSQPLNSNIARALTSFTSKTRSGSVSSTPSQSQPSSPMHKESSPFNFSTEIKVEPIRYKISKLKLDKYQAPDTSDLSRIKHLPSTSSPLRITNPDICSRQSSLNQRSESPVSLEDEEVLSIVSKSDDNKSGDSHFVMQEGDDTAEIKLEEQENGSPCIEGGLHMPNSKSMNNFAKRVQRLRHHSTCNPEPVKIDTSTGSSPGNGISFTNATVRRAVSCPEMKKSPTNPLKDLDKTLDETDEETNEKTENLTQHKPAPTKSIDVNHSTTQTENFWPYEHLFLGVFPSLEINELKPSPDASPAASYTYNDRSLPPSIYDTLDHYIKVAVRTYEKNSKEQLKNQLELVYQHLLFERHRRETHAYRNRRLLADAKSTRSLEECNSALRDTVQLQQKDLDDLRAQIEICKKDWLMEDKKLNKTIKYWENQYKSVQDECKILQANNESLLKDISDYKTRNASLETQLLDVQADLFEAFAELNVAKQKLQQGEKGKKELEELNQELLLIGELHLKYQERLKIVDCGKVDQSLLEDVRKACNEEVRNLNVQLETKQANIEAYRSRVVELEHALTMKDDLILSQKQMIGTINEGKFEKLEALESKYQTQIVINRGLEEKIMELWQRVDSAKRHVGSPDTSSCHEVQVTTTAGLSPHSSPLSASLASSEGSTAFHEREVRNLQAIVDQREIPSTSRFDETEESFPEND, encoded by the exons ATGACTGATATTTTTGAACGACTAGAGTCTAATAATAAAGAGGCTGTTGAGAATGCCAAACAGTGTCTTCGAGAACAATTCATTAAAg TTAATGAGCCTTGGCTACTAAATGGAttatatgattattatttaagtACAAATTCTCAGAGAGCTATGGAAATTTTGGTCAATATTAAGGAACCTCACcatgtatatttatttgataG gTTATCAGACTCACTGAAAGGTCAAAAATTGGACACAAAAGTCCAGGCTCTGACACTGTTTGGTTATGTAGCTCGCAGACAACCCACTTGGTTATACAAATTAGAGGAACATTCTCTAATTAGAGAATTACTGAGGTCACTGAGA aatgaaGTGGAGCTTCTACCATTGATAAGTGCACTTCTTGTTCTAATTGTATTGTTACCAACGATCCCTTCAGCAATGGGATATTATTTAAgagacatttttgaaatattcag TCGATTGGCATCTTGGAATTGTAATCCAGGAAAATTTGTTGAAGATCAGTTGATACATATGCAGGTTGCTTTATATGCATTGTTTCTTAGATTGTATGGCATGTTCCCTTGtagttttcttatttatttaaaatatcagtACAAAGATAAGAATACTCCAGTTTTTGTTCACACAATAAAG cCTATGTTAAATACTGTGAAAATGCATCCATCACTAGTAACATCCACTGAAGACACTGAGGTTACAACTGAGAG GTGGAGAAGTAAGGGAGTTCATGAAATTATTGTAGAATGTGAACACTTCAGCTTAGATTTAACTGACAGATGTCCTCACGATTCCTGCCAATACACTTCAGGTTTTAGGTCTAGATCTGGAACTACAAATTCGACCATCG aATCTTCATACCAccttcaaaatttgaaaagctTGGCAACCCTTCAAATTCCAATGACTGAACCCTCAACTCCTTTCTTTACTCCTAGCAGAATGTTCAATTTACATACTCCACCTATAGTTGAAGCCATTCCAACTGGAGTGTCTCAGGTTCAA GACATTACCTCTCATTATTCACTCAGACAAAGTACTTCCTCGCCAGAAGCTGCTGTGGAAGCTACACCTGAAACTACTCCAGTCAGA GATTATAGGACCATTTCAAATCGATCTCAACCCCTTAATTCCAACATAGCACGTGCCCTAACTAGTTTCACATCCAAAACTAGATCGGGTTCGGTGTCCTCTACTCCTTCACAGTCTCAACCTTCATCACCCATGCATAAGGAATCATCACCATTTAATTTTTCGACCGAAATCAAAGTAGAACCCATTAGATATAAGATTAGCAAATTAAAATTGGATAAATATCAG GCTCCAGATACGTCAGATCTTTCACGAATTAAACATTTGCCCAGTACTTCTAGTCCACTACGCATTACAAACCCCGACATATGTTCGAGGCAATCTAGTTTAAACCAAAGAAGTGAATCTCCTGTCAGTTTAGAAGATGAAGAAGTTTTGTCCATTGTCAGTAAATCTGACGATAATAAAAGTGGAGACAGCCATTTTGTTATGCAAGAAGGGGATGACA CTGCAGAAATTAAATTGGAAGAACAAGAAAATGGATCGCCTTGTATAGAAGGAGGTCTTCATATGCCGAATTCCAAATCTATGAATAATTTTGCTAAAAGAGTTCAAAGATTGAGGCATCACAGTACCTGTAATCCTGAACCTGTGAAAATTGATACATCTACTGGAAGTAGTCCTGGAAATGGTATATCCTTCACTAATGCAACAGTAAGAAGAGCAGTATCATGTCCGGAAATGAAGAAAAGCCCTACCAATCCGTTAAAAGATTTGGATAAAACATTAGATGAAACTGACGAAGAGACCAACGAAAAAACCGAAAACTTAACTCAACACAAACCAGCTCCTACAAaatcaattgatgttaatcatTCTACTACACAAACAGAGAATTTTTGGCCGTATGAACATTTATTTCTAGGTGTGTTTCCTTCTTTGGAAATCAATGAATTGAAACCAAGTCCGGATGCCAGTCCGGCAGCTTCTTACACATATAACGACAGATCTCTTCCACCTTCAATATATGATACGTTAGACCA TTACATTAAAGTTGCAGTTCGTACATATGAGAAGAATAGTAAGGAGCAGCTAAAGAACCAGTTGGAATTGGTATACCAGcatcttttatttgaaagacacAGAAGGGAAACACATGCATACAGAAATAGGAGACTGCTTGCAGATGCAAAAAGTACAAGATCTCTAGAAGAATGTAATTCAGCACTG AGAGATACTGTACAGCTTCAGCAAAAAGATTTGGATGATTTGAGAGCCCAAATTGAAATATGCAAGAAAGATTGGTTGATGGAAgataaaaaacttaataaaacaataaagtaTTGGGAAAATCAG TATAAATCAGTTCAAGATGAATGCAAGATTTTGCAGGCAAACAATGAGTCTTTGCTTAAAGATATTTCAGATTATAAAACCCGAAACGCTTCATTAGAAACGCAGTTATTAGACGTACAAGCTGATTTATTCGAGGCATTTGCTGAATTGAAT GTAGCAAAACAAAAACTGCAACAAGGAGAAAAAGGTAAAAAGGAATTAGAGGAACTTAATCAAGAGTTGTTACTCATAGGTGAATTGCATTTGAAATACCAGGAGAGATTAAAAATAGTCGATTGCGGTAAAGTTGACCAAAGCTTATTAGAAGATGTGAGAAAAGCTTGCAATGAAGAGGTCAGGA ATCTTAATGTACAATTGGAGACAAAACAGGCAAACATAGAGGCATATAGAAGTAGAGTTGTTGAATTGGAACATGCTCTCACCATGAAAGATGATTTAATACTGTCCCAAAAACAGATGATAGGCACAATTAATGaaggaaaattcgaaaaattagAG GCATTAGAAAGCAAATACCAGACTCAAATAGTTATAAATAGAGGCCTCGAGGAGAAAATAATGGAATTGTGGCAACGAGTGGATTCAGCTAAAAGACATGTTGGTTCTCCAGACACTAGCAGTTGTCACGAAGTACAAGTTACAACGACTGCTGGTCTGAGTCCACATTCTTCACCACTGTCTGCTTCTTTGGCATCTTCCGAAGGCAGCACTGCTTTTCATGAAAGAGAAGTTAGAAATTTACAG gcCATAGTAGACCAAAGAGAAATACCATCAACATCCAGGTTTGACGAAACGGAAGAATCATTCCCCGAAAACGATTGA
- the LOC130891027 gene encoding hamartin isoform X3 yields the protein MTDIFERLESNNKEAVENAKQCLREQFIKVNEPWLLNGLYDYYLSTNSQRAMEILVNIKEPHHVYLFDRLSDSLKGQKLDTKVQALTLFGYVARRQPTWLYKLEEHSLIRELLRSLRNEVELLPLISALLVLIVLLPTIPSAMGYYLRDIFEIFSRLASWNCNPGKFVEDQLIHMQVALYALFLRLYGMFPCSFLIYLKYQYKDKNTPVFVHTIKPMLNTVKMHPSLVTSTEDTEVTTERWRSKGVHEIIVECEHFSLDLTDRCPHDSCQYTSGFRSRSGTTNSTIESSYHLQNLKSLATLQIPMTEPSTPFFTPSRMFNLHTPPIVEAIPTGVSQVQDITSHYSLRQSTSSPEAAVEATPETTPVRAPDTSDLSRIKHLPSTSSPLRITNPDICSRQSSLNQRSESPVSLEDEEVLSIVSKSDDNKSGDSHFVMQEGDDTAEIKLEEQENGSPCIEGGLHMPNSKSMNNFAKRVQRLRHHSTCNPEPVKIDTSTGSSPGNGISFTNATVRRAVSCPEMKKSPTNPLKDLDKTLDETDEETNEKTENLTQHKPAPTKSIDVNHSTTQTENFWPYEHLFLGVFPSLEINELKPSPDASPAASYTYNDRSLPPSIYDTLDHYIKVAVRTYEKNSKEQLKNQLELVYQHLLFERHRRETHAYRNRRLLADAKSTRSLEECNSALRDTVQLQQKDLDDLRAQIEICKKDWLMEDKKLNKTIKYWENQYKSVQDECKILQANNESLLKDISDYKTRNASLETQLLDVQADLFEAFAELNVAKQKLQQGEKGKKELEELNQELLLIGELHLKYQERLKIVDCGKVDQSLLEDVRKACNEEVRNLNVQLETKQANIEAYRSRVVELEHALTMKDDLILSQKQMIGTINEGKFEKLEALESKYQTQIVINRGLEEKIMELWQRVDSAKRHVGSPDTSSCHEVQVTTTAGLSPHSSPLSASLASSEGSTAFHEREVRNLQAIVDQREIPSTSRFDETEESFPEND from the exons ATGACTGATATTTTTGAACGACTAGAGTCTAATAATAAAGAGGCTGTTGAGAATGCCAAACAGTGTCTTCGAGAACAATTCATTAAAg TTAATGAGCCTTGGCTACTAAATGGAttatatgattattatttaagtACAAATTCTCAGAGAGCTATGGAAATTTTGGTCAATATTAAGGAACCTCACcatgtatatttatttgataG gTTATCAGACTCACTGAAAGGTCAAAAATTGGACACAAAAGTCCAGGCTCTGACACTGTTTGGTTATGTAGCTCGCAGACAACCCACTTGGTTATACAAATTAGAGGAACATTCTCTAATTAGAGAATTACTGAGGTCACTGAGA aatgaaGTGGAGCTTCTACCATTGATAAGTGCACTTCTTGTTCTAATTGTATTGTTACCAACGATCCCTTCAGCAATGGGATATTATTTAAgagacatttttgaaatattcag TCGATTGGCATCTTGGAATTGTAATCCAGGAAAATTTGTTGAAGATCAGTTGATACATATGCAGGTTGCTTTATATGCATTGTTTCTTAGATTGTATGGCATGTTCCCTTGtagttttcttatttatttaaaatatcagtACAAAGATAAGAATACTCCAGTTTTTGTTCACACAATAAAG cCTATGTTAAATACTGTGAAAATGCATCCATCACTAGTAACATCCACTGAAGACACTGAGGTTACAACTGAGAG GTGGAGAAGTAAGGGAGTTCATGAAATTATTGTAGAATGTGAACACTTCAGCTTAGATTTAACTGACAGATGTCCTCACGATTCCTGCCAATACACTTCAGGTTTTAGGTCTAGATCTGGAACTACAAATTCGACCATCG aATCTTCATACCAccttcaaaatttgaaaagctTGGCAACCCTTCAAATTCCAATGACTGAACCCTCAACTCCTTTCTTTACTCCTAGCAGAATGTTCAATTTACATACTCCACCTATAGTTGAAGCCATTCCAACTGGAGTGTCTCAGGTTCAA GACATTACCTCTCATTATTCACTCAGACAAAGTACTTCCTCGCCAGAAGCTGCTGTGGAAGCTACACCTGAAACTACTCCAGTCAGA GCTCCAGATACGTCAGATCTTTCACGAATTAAACATTTGCCCAGTACTTCTAGTCCACTACGCATTACAAACCCCGACATATGTTCGAGGCAATCTAGTTTAAACCAAAGAAGTGAATCTCCTGTCAGTTTAGAAGATGAAGAAGTTTTGTCCATTGTCAGTAAATCTGACGATAATAAAAGTGGAGACAGCCATTTTGTTATGCAAGAAGGGGATGACA CTGCAGAAATTAAATTGGAAGAACAAGAAAATGGATCGCCTTGTATAGAAGGAGGTCTTCATATGCCGAATTCCAAATCTATGAATAATTTTGCTAAAAGAGTTCAAAGATTGAGGCATCACAGTACCTGTAATCCTGAACCTGTGAAAATTGATACATCTACTGGAAGTAGTCCTGGAAATGGTATATCCTTCACTAATGCAACAGTAAGAAGAGCAGTATCATGTCCGGAAATGAAGAAAAGCCCTACCAATCCGTTAAAAGATTTGGATAAAACATTAGATGAAACTGACGAAGAGACCAACGAAAAAACCGAAAACTTAACTCAACACAAACCAGCTCCTACAAaatcaattgatgttaatcatTCTACTACACAAACAGAGAATTTTTGGCCGTATGAACATTTATTTCTAGGTGTGTTTCCTTCTTTGGAAATCAATGAATTGAAACCAAGTCCGGATGCCAGTCCGGCAGCTTCTTACACATATAACGACAGATCTCTTCCACCTTCAATATATGATACGTTAGACCA TTACATTAAAGTTGCAGTTCGTACATATGAGAAGAATAGTAAGGAGCAGCTAAAGAACCAGTTGGAATTGGTATACCAGcatcttttatttgaaagacacAGAAGGGAAACACATGCATACAGAAATAGGAGACTGCTTGCAGATGCAAAAAGTACAAGATCTCTAGAAGAATGTAATTCAGCACTG AGAGATACTGTACAGCTTCAGCAAAAAGATTTGGATGATTTGAGAGCCCAAATTGAAATATGCAAGAAAGATTGGTTGATGGAAgataaaaaacttaataaaacaataaagtaTTGGGAAAATCAG TATAAATCAGTTCAAGATGAATGCAAGATTTTGCAGGCAAACAATGAGTCTTTGCTTAAAGATATTTCAGATTATAAAACCCGAAACGCTTCATTAGAAACGCAGTTATTAGACGTACAAGCTGATTTATTCGAGGCATTTGCTGAATTGAAT GTAGCAAAACAAAAACTGCAACAAGGAGAAAAAGGTAAAAAGGAATTAGAGGAACTTAATCAAGAGTTGTTACTCATAGGTGAATTGCATTTGAAATACCAGGAGAGATTAAAAATAGTCGATTGCGGTAAAGTTGACCAAAGCTTATTAGAAGATGTGAGAAAAGCTTGCAATGAAGAGGTCAGGA ATCTTAATGTACAATTGGAGACAAAACAGGCAAACATAGAGGCATATAGAAGTAGAGTTGTTGAATTGGAACATGCTCTCACCATGAAAGATGATTTAATACTGTCCCAAAAACAGATGATAGGCACAATTAATGaaggaaaattcgaaaaattagAG GCATTAGAAAGCAAATACCAGACTCAAATAGTTATAAATAGAGGCCTCGAGGAGAAAATAATGGAATTGTGGCAACGAGTGGATTCAGCTAAAAGACATGTTGGTTCTCCAGACACTAGCAGTTGTCACGAAGTACAAGTTACAACGACTGCTGGTCTGAGTCCACATTCTTCACCACTGTCTGCTTCTTTGGCATCTTCCGAAGGCAGCACTGCTTTTCATGAAAGAGAAGTTAGAAATTTACAG gcCATAGTAGACCAAAGAGAAATACCATCAACATCCAGGTTTGACGAAACGGAAGAATCATTCCCCGAAAACGATTGA